From a region of the Nevskiales bacterium genome:
- a CDS encoding adenosylmethionine--8-amino-7-oxononanoate transaminase, with protein MTNAELSARDLAHVWHPCTQMQDHEWLPLVPIRSGCGAWLEDFDGKHYLDAISSWWVNLFGHCHPAIVGAVKDQLDRLEHVLLAGFTHAPVVELSERLVRIAPAGLTRCFYADNGSAAVEVALKMSFHYWKNLGRSQKKNYIGLSNSYHGETLGALAVGDVDLYKKTYAPLLMQAISVPSPDCYGRDADASWEAHSRAMFAHMEEALARHAHETCAVIVEPLVQCAGHMRMYHPVYLSLLREACDRHGVHLIVDEIATGFGRTGSLFACEQASIRPDFMLLSKGLTGGFLPLAAVLTTDTVYQAFYGDYATLKAFLHSHSYTGNPLACRAALATLDLFAASDVLGNNRRLAQQMGRAVAALQDHPHVAEVRQTGMILAIEMAPD; from the coding sequence ATGACCAACGCCGAACTCAGCGCCCGCGACCTCGCCCATGTCTGGCATCCGTGCACGCAGATGCAGGACCACGAATGGCTGCCGCTGGTGCCGATCCGCTCCGGCTGCGGCGCCTGGCTGGAGGATTTCGACGGAAAACACTACCTCGATGCCATCAGCTCCTGGTGGGTGAATCTCTTCGGACACTGCCACCCAGCCATCGTCGGCGCGGTCAAAGATCAGCTCGACCGCCTCGAGCACGTGCTGCTGGCCGGCTTCACGCACGCACCGGTGGTCGAGCTGTCCGAGCGTCTGGTGCGGATCGCGCCCGCCGGGCTCACGCGCTGCTTCTACGCCGACAACGGCTCCGCGGCCGTGGAGGTCGCGCTGAAGATGAGCTTCCACTACTGGAAGAATCTCGGGCGCAGCCAGAAAAAAAATTACATCGGCCTGTCGAACAGCTACCACGGCGAGACCCTGGGCGCGCTGGCCGTGGGCGACGTGGACCTCTACAAAAAAACCTACGCGCCGCTGCTGATGCAGGCGATCAGCGTGCCCTCGCCCGACTGCTACGGACGCGACGCGGACGCGAGCTGGGAGGCGCACAGCCGCGCCATGTTCGCGCACATGGAAGAGGCTCTGGCCCGGCACGCGCACGAAACCTGCGCAGTGATCGTGGAGCCACTGGTGCAATGTGCGGGCCACATGCGCATGTATCATCCGGTGTACCTGTCGCTGCTGCGCGAGGCCTGCGACCGCCACGGCGTACACCTGATCGTGGACGAGATCGCCACCGGCTTCGGCCGCACCGGCAGCTTGTTCGCCTGCGAGCAGGCCAGCATCCGGCCGGATTTCATGCTGCTGTCGAAGGGCCTGACCGGCGGTTTCCTGCCGCTGGCCGCCGTGCTGACCACGGATACGGTCTACCAGGCCTTTTATGGCGACTACGCCACGCTCAAGGCCTTTCTGCACTCGCACAGTTACACCGGCAATCCACTCGCCTGCCGCGCCGCGCTGGCCACGCTGGACCTGTTCGCAGCCAGCGACGTGCTCGGCAACAATCGCCGGCTGGCGCAGCAGATGGGTCGCGCCGTCGCCGCGCTGCAGGACCATCCGCATGTCGCGGAGGTGCGCCAGACCGGCATGATCCTCGCCATCGAGATGGCACCGGAT